The following coding sequences are from one Comamonas koreensis window:
- the earP gene encoding elongation factor P maturation arginine rhamnosyltransferase EarP, with protein sequence MTLSPASTPTATSSTVSPASAQRSPAPLWDIFCQVIDNFGDIGVCWRLAADLAQRGCQVRLWVDDGSALAWMAPQGAPGVTVQPWPDAAPASGVGDVVVEAFGCEIPPAFQQALAARAQSPTQKASVWINLEYLSAEDYVERCHRLPSRLMSGPAAGLTRWFFYPGFSTGTGGLLREADLPQRQADFDRSAWRARHGLQGSDQVVSLFCYEPPAFLPAFASAGTATQWLVTPGRAAALVQQLLPQPLPSQVQLLLPCSQPEFDEMLWSCDLNFVRGEDSLVRALWAGQPFVWQIYPQGDNAHHAKLEAFLDWLDAPGSLRQAHAAWNGIPGAGGSVPAWPAITPALLAQWAHCVLAARNTLHRQPSLAEQLMAFAGEKC encoded by the coding sequence ATGACCCTCTCCCCTGCTTCCACCCCCACCGCCACATCCTCCACCGTATCCCCTGCCTCCGCGCAGCGCAGCCCAGCGCCGCTGTGGGATATTTTTTGCCAGGTGATCGACAACTTTGGCGATATCGGCGTGTGCTGGCGCCTGGCCGCCGACCTGGCCCAGCGCGGCTGCCAGGTGCGGCTGTGGGTGGACGATGGCAGCGCCCTGGCCTGGATGGCGCCGCAGGGCGCGCCTGGCGTGACGGTGCAGCCCTGGCCCGATGCGGCGCCGGCCAGCGGGGTCGGTGATGTGGTGGTCGAGGCCTTTGGCTGCGAGATTCCGCCTGCCTTCCAGCAGGCGCTGGCCGCGCGTGCGCAATCCCCAACGCAGAAAGCCAGCGTCTGGATCAACCTGGAGTACCTGTCTGCCGAAGACTATGTCGAGCGCTGCCACCGCCTGCCCTCGCGCCTGATGAGCGGCCCCGCGGCAGGCCTTACGCGCTGGTTCTTCTACCCGGGTTTCAGCACCGGCACCGGCGGCCTGCTGCGCGAAGCCGATCTGCCCCAGCGCCAGGCGGACTTTGACCGCAGCGCCTGGCGCGCCCGGCATGGCCTGCAGGGCAGCGATCAGGTGGTTTCGCTGTTCTGCTATGAGCCCCCGGCCTTTTTGCCCGCCTTTGCCAGCGCTGGCACGGCCACGCAGTGGCTGGTCACCCCGGGCCGCGCGGCGGCGCTGGTGCAGCAGCTGTTGCCCCAGCCCCTGCCCAGCCAGGTTCAGCTGCTGCTGCCCTGCAGCCAGCCGGAATTTGACGAGATGCTCTGGTCCTGCGACCTCAACTTTGTGCGCGGCGAAGACTCACTGGTACGGGCGCTGTGGGCCGGCCAGCCTTTTGTCTGGCAGATCTACCCGCAGGGCGACAATGCCCACCATGCCAAGCTGGAGGCTTTTCTGGACTGGCTGGACGCGCCGGGCAGCCTGCGCCAAGCCCATGCGGCCTGGAATGGCATCCCAGGGGCTGGCGGCAGCGTCCCTGCATGGCCCGCCATCACGCCAGCGCTGCTGGCGCAATGGGCCCATTGCGTGCTGGCCGCGCGCAACACTCTGCACAGGCAGCCCAGCCTTGCCGAGCAGCTGATGGCATTTGCGGGCGAAAAATGTTAG
- a CDS encoding CaiB/BaiF CoA transferase family protein, giving the protein MNPHTATPGPMALQDVKVVEMGQLIAGPFCGKTLGEFGAEVVKIEATGAGDPLRNWRLLQDGTSVWWQVQSRNKQSLALDLRQKEAQDIARQLIAEADVLVENFRPGTLEGWGMSPEELHAINPGLVMLRISGYGQTGPYRDLPGFGVIGEAMGGLRHLTAEPGRVPVRVGVSIGDTLAALHGVIGVMMALYHRKVNGGSGQVIDVALHEAVFNVMESLIPEYSAFGTVREAAGSALPGIAPSNAYACQDGWVLVAGNGDSIFKRLMDTIGRPDLGQAPDLASNAGRVARIEEIDAAISAWTQPRAIAQVMDALAAARVPAGKVYTAKDISEDPHYRARQMILPQTTRDGHTLEVPGIVPKLSATPGTIRSSAPHLGDDTDAVLQGLGLSGAQIAALRERGIVQ; this is encoded by the coding sequence ATGAACCCCCACACTGCAACCCCCGGGCCGATGGCTTTGCAAGACGTCAAGGTGGTCGAGATGGGCCAGCTGATTGCCGGGCCGTTCTGCGGCAAGACCTTGGGCGAGTTTGGTGCCGAGGTCGTGAAGATCGAGGCCACCGGCGCGGGCGACCCGCTGCGCAACTGGCGGCTGCTGCAGGATGGCACATCGGTGTGGTGGCAGGTGCAGTCGCGCAACAAGCAATCGCTGGCGCTGGATTTGCGCCAGAAGGAAGCGCAGGACATTGCCCGCCAGCTGATTGCCGAGGCCGATGTGCTGGTGGAGAACTTTCGCCCCGGCACCCTGGAGGGCTGGGGCATGTCGCCCGAGGAGCTGCATGCGATCAACCCGGGCCTGGTGATGCTGCGCATCTCTGGCTATGGGCAGACCGGCCCCTACCGCGATCTGCCCGGCTTTGGCGTGATTGGCGAGGCCATGGGTGGCTTGCGCCACCTGACGGCCGAGCCCGGGCGGGTGCCGGTGCGCGTGGGGGTGTCGATCGGCGACACCTTGGCGGCGCTGCATGGCGTGATCGGCGTGATGATGGCGCTCTACCACCGCAAGGTGAATGGCGGCAGCGGCCAGGTGATCGATGTGGCCTTGCACGAGGCGGTCTTCAATGTGATGGAAAGCCTGATCCCCGAGTACAGCGCCTTTGGCACGGTGCGCGAGGCGGCGGGCAGCGCCTTGCCCGGCATTGCGCCATCGAACGCCTATGCCTGCCAGGATGGCTGGGTGCTGGTGGCCGGCAATGGCGACAGCATCTTCAAACGGCTGATGGACACCATTGGCCGGCCGGACCTGGGCCAGGCACCGGACCTGGCCAGCAATGCGGGCCGGGTGGCGCGCATTGAAGAGATCGATGCCGCCATCAGCGCCTGGACGCAGCCGCGCGCCATCGCGCAGGTGATGGATGCGCTGGCTGCTGCCAGGGTGCCAGCCGGCAAGGTCTATACCGCCAAGGACATCAGCGAAGACCCGCACTACCGCGCGCGCCAGATGATCCTGCCGCAAACCACGCGCGACGGCCATACGCTGGAGGTGCCGGGCATTGTGCCCAAGCTGTCCGCCACACCGGGCACGATCCGCAGCAGCGCGCCGCACCTGGGCGATGACACCGATGCGGTGCTGCAGGGCCTGGGCCTGAGCGGCGCGCAGATTGCGGCGCTGCGTGAGCGCGGCATTGTGCAGTGA
- the rimO gene encoding 30S ribosomal protein S12 methylthiotransferase RimO produces MNTDTHAATATLDANRTPKVGFVSLGCPKALTDSELILTQLSAEGYQTSKTFEGADLVIVNTCGFIDDAVRESLDTIGEALAENGKVIVTGCLGAKMGDGGGNLVKQMHPSVLAVTGPHATQEVMDAVHTNLPKPHDPFIDLVPGSFGEAGIKLTPKHYAYLKISEGCNHRCTFCIIPSMRGDLVSRPIGDVLKEAKALFAGGVKELLVISQDTSAYGVDVKYRTGFWDGKPVKTRMLELVEALGELAKPHGAWVRLHYVYPYPTVDAILPLMAQGLVLPYLDVPLQHSHPDVLKRMKRPASGERNLERIREWRAICPELVIRSTFIAGFPGETEEEFEHLLDFIREAEIDRAGCFAYSPVEGATANELPGMLPAEVREARRARFMEVAEEVSARRLERRVGQTMQVLVDKAIGLGKKGGIARTYADAPEIDGVVHLLPPEKLSKTYKVGELIKVRIVRSQGHDLVGVPV; encoded by the coding sequence ATGAATACCGATACCCACGCTGCCACTGCGACGCTCGACGCCAACCGAACCCCCAAGGTGGGGTTCGTCAGTTTGGGCTGCCCCAAAGCCCTGACCGACAGCGAGCTGATCCTGACGCAGTTGAGCGCCGAGGGCTACCAGACCTCCAAGACCTTTGAAGGTGCCGATCTGGTGATCGTCAACACCTGCGGCTTTATTGACGATGCCGTGCGCGAGAGCCTGGACACGATTGGTGAGGCGCTGGCCGAGAACGGCAAGGTGATCGTCACCGGTTGCCTGGGCGCCAAGATGGGTGACGGCGGCGGCAACCTGGTCAAGCAGATGCACCCCAGCGTGCTGGCGGTCACGGGCCCCCACGCGACGCAAGAGGTGATGGATGCGGTCCACACCAACCTGCCCAAGCCGCATGATCCCTTCATTGACCTGGTGCCCGGCAGCTTTGGCGAGGCGGGCATCAAGCTCACGCCCAAGCACTATGCCTACCTGAAGATCTCCGAAGGCTGCAACCACCGCTGCACCTTCTGCATCATCCCCTCGATGCGCGGGGACCTGGTCAGCCGCCCGATTGGTGATGTGCTCAAGGAAGCCAAGGCGCTGTTTGCCGGTGGCGTCAAGGAGCTGCTGGTGATCAGCCAGGACACCTCCGCCTATGGCGTGGATGTGAAGTACCGCACCGGTTTTTGGGACGGCAAGCCGGTCAAGACCCGCATGCTGGAGCTGGTCGAAGCGCTGGGCGAGCTGGCCAAGCCGCATGGCGCCTGGGTGCGCTTGCACTATGTGTACCCCTACCCGACGGTGGACGCGATTTTGCCGCTGATGGCCCAGGGCCTGGTGCTGCCGTACCTGGATGTGCCGCTGCAGCACAGCCACCCCGATGTGCTCAAGCGCATGAAGCGCCCGGCCAGCGGTGAGCGCAATCTGGAGCGCATCCGCGAATGGCGCGCGATCTGCCCTGAGCTGGTGATCCGCTCGACCTTTATTGCCGGCTTCCCTGGCGAGACCGAGGAAGAGTTCGAGCACCTGCTGGACTTTATCCGCGAGGCCGAGATTGACCGCGCAGGCTGCTTTGCCTATAGCCCGGTCGAGGGCGCGACTGCCAACGAGCTGCCCGGCATGCTGCCCGCTGAGGTGCGCGAGGCGCGCCGCGCCCGCTTTATGGAAGTGGCCGAAGAGGTCTCCGCCAGGCGCCTGGAGCGCCGTGTGGGCCAGACCATGCAGGTGCTGGTGGACAAGGCCATCGGCCTGGGCAAGAAGGGCGGTATTGCCCGCACCTACGCCGATGCGCCCGAGATCGATGGCGTTGTGCACCTGCTGCCGCCCGAGAAGCTCAGCAAGACCTACAAGGTCGGCGAGCTGATCAAGGTGCGCATTGTGCGCAGCCAGGGCCATGACCTGGTGGGTGTGCCGGTTTAA
- the efp gene encoding elongation factor P, translating to MKIAQEIRAGNVIMFGKDPMIVLKTEYARGGRGAATVRMKLKSLIGNFGTENVFKADDKIDNVILEKKDCTYSYFADPMYVWMDPEFNQYEVEAENMADALNYLEDGMTAEVVFYDGKAISVELPTTIVREITWTEPAVKGDTSGKVLKPAKIATGFEIAVPLFVSQEDKIEIDTRTAEYRKRV from the coding sequence ATGAAAATCGCTCAAGAAATCCGCGCTGGCAACGTGATCATGTTCGGCAAAGACCCGATGATCGTTCTGAAGACCGAATACGCACGTGGCGGCCGTGGCGCTGCAACCGTGCGCATGAAGCTCAAGAGCCTGATCGGCAACTTCGGCACGGAAAACGTGTTCAAGGCCGACGACAAGATCGACAACGTGATCCTGGAAAAGAAGGACTGCACGTACTCCTATTTCGCCGACCCCATGTACGTCTGGATGGACCCTGAGTTCAACCAGTACGAAGTGGAAGCCGAAAACATGGCTGACGCGCTGAACTACCTGGAAGACGGCATGACCGCTGAAGTGGTGTTCTATGACGGCAAGGCCATCTCGGTCGAGCTGCCCACCACCATCGTGCGCGAAATCACATGGACCGAGCCTGCTGTCAAGGGCGATACCTCCGGCAAGGTTCTCAAGCCTGCCAAGATCGCTACCGGTTTTGAAATCGCTGTGCCGCTTTTCGTGAGCCAGGAAGACAAGATCGAAATCGACACCCGCACTGCTGAATACCGCAAGCGCGTGTAA
- a CDS encoding MATE family efflux transporter, with protein MSSSIPAPQAAPSAPPVRPLWQVFMVFLGPMLLSNILQSLSGTLNSMFLGQMMGVKALAAVAAFFPVMFVFIAFVIGLGAGASVLIGQAWGAGQPDKVRAIAGTTLLAGLAMGAAVALFGGLFTQPIMRMLGTPADILEQATIYSRIVLLGMPGLFIFLLFTSLLRGVGDTLTPMWSLIVSTGIGLVSTPALIAGWGGLPRLGVASAGVSMILGFSVALVWLAIQLRRKRSVLAPNRALLRAMRLDWTLLRAVLRVGIPTGVLMIATSLAGLVVLSLINGFGSDATAAYGAVNQINAFAQFPLISVAITASILAAQSIGAGRSERLPAIARTAMQINMAIGGATALLGSIFARPLLYIFITDQEVLHVAVELLRIVLWSGLLFGAFASLAALMRASGDVLVPTLITIGVIATLELPLAWLFSRHFGLVGIWMAFPVSYGLTLALQTWYYQAIWKKRPIRKMV; from the coding sequence ATGTCTTCGTCCATACCCGCACCCCAGGCGGCGCCCTCCGCCCCGCCTGTTCGCCCCCTGTGGCAAGTCTTCATGGTGTTTCTGGGCCCCATGCTGCTGTCCAATATCCTGCAGTCCCTCTCGGGCACGCTCAACAGCATGTTCCTGGGCCAGATGATGGGGGTCAAGGCGCTCGCTGCTGTTGCGGCGTTCTTTCCGGTCATGTTTGTCTTTATCGCCTTTGTCATTGGTCTGGGGGCTGGTGCGTCGGTGCTCATCGGCCAGGCCTGGGGCGCCGGGCAACCTGACAAGGTACGCGCCATTGCCGGCACCACCTTGCTCGCCGGGCTGGCCATGGGCGCGGCCGTGGCGCTGTTTGGCGGCCTGTTTACCCAGCCCATCATGCGCATGCTGGGCACGCCGGCCGATATTCTGGAGCAGGCCACCATTTACTCGCGCATCGTGCTGCTGGGCATGCCAGGGCTGTTCATCTTTTTGCTGTTCACCTCACTGCTGCGCGGCGTGGGCGACACGCTCACGCCGATGTGGTCGCTGATCGTGTCCACCGGCATCGGCCTGGTCAGCACGCCGGCGCTGATTGCCGGCTGGGGTGGCCTGCCGCGCCTGGGCGTGGCCAGCGCCGGGGTGTCGATGATTCTGGGCTTTAGCGTGGCCCTGGTCTGGCTGGCCATACAGCTGCGCCGCAAGCGCAGTGTGCTGGCCCCCAACCGCGCACTGCTGCGCGCCATGCGCCTGGACTGGACCTTGTTGCGCGCCGTGCTGCGTGTGGGTATCCCTACTGGCGTGCTGATGATCGCCACCTCGCTGGCCGGCCTCGTCGTGCTATCGCTGATCAATGGCTTTGGCTCGGATGCCACAGCCGCCTACGGCGCCGTCAACCAGATCAATGCCTTTGCCCAGTTCCCGCTGATCTCTGTGGCCATCACTGCGTCCATCCTGGCGGCCCAATCGATTGGCGCAGGCCGCAGCGAGCGCCTGCCCGCCATTGCGCGTACTGCGATGCAGATCAACATGGCCATCGGTGGCGCCACGGCCTTGCTGGGCAGCATTTTTGCCCGGCCCTTGCTGTACATCTTCATCACCGATCAAGAGGTGCTGCACGTGGCCGTGGAGCTGCTGCGCATTGTGCTGTGGAGTGGCCTGCTGTTTGGCGCCTTTGCCTCGCTGGCAGCACTGATGCGTGCCAGCGGCGATGTCCTGGTGCCCACGTTGATCACCATCGGCGTGATCGCCACCTTGGAGCTGCCACTGGCCTGGCTGTTCAGCCGCCACTTTGGTCTGGTGGGCATCTGGATGGCCTTCCCCGTCTCCTACGGCCTGACGTTGGCGCTGCAGACCTGGTACTACCAGGCGATCTGGAAGAAGCGCCCGATCCGCAAGATGGTGTGA
- a CDS encoding DUF2239 family protein codes for MTTETLTSRLTIFQGHQRLLQADRLTVLRYLQNHDELHPGGSLTPLWVFDDLSGRRLDLNWRSELTPAAQPAAQLDDDAAPAPAAPVEAAAHSRSARAVGRPKLGVVSREVTLLPSHWDWLNRQPGGASAALRRLIDDARNAHAQQDSQRAATEATYQFMQAMAGDLPGFDEACRALFAHKQSAFLLQTQAWPDDVQAYLHQLSRPIWPV; via the coding sequence ATGACTACCGAGACATTGACCAGCCGGCTGACCATCTTCCAGGGTCACCAGCGCCTGCTGCAAGCCGACCGCCTGACGGTGCTGCGCTATCTGCAAAACCATGACGAACTCCACCCCGGCGGCAGCCTCACCCCCTTGTGGGTGTTTGATGACCTCTCCGGACGGCGCCTGGATCTGAACTGGCGCTCGGAGCTGACCCCGGCAGCGCAGCCCGCTGCCCAGCTGGACGACGACGCAGCCCCAGCACCCGCAGCACCTGTTGAAGCAGCAGCCCACAGCCGCTCTGCACGTGCCGTTGGCCGCCCCAAGCTGGGCGTGGTCTCGCGCGAGGTAACCTTGCTGCCCAGCCATTGGGACTGGCTCAACCGCCAGCCCGGCGGCGCCTCAGCGGCCTTGCGCCGCCTGATCGATGACGCCCGCAATGCCCATGCGCAGCAGGATTCGCAGCGCGCAGCGACCGAGGCCACCTACCAGTTCATGCAGGCCATGGCGGGGGATCTGCCCGGCTTTGATGAGGCCTGCCGCGCGCTGTTTGCCCACAAGCAATCGGCGTTCTTGCTGCAGACCCAGGCCTGGCCCGATGATGTACAAGCTTATCTGCACCAGCTCAGCCGCCCCATCTGGCCGGTGTAA
- a CDS encoding PPK2 family polyphosphate kinase, with product MPNPQNYRVPVKGAVHLADYDPAATPFAHGSIKAQEKDLKMLNKQLAQLMRPLQGENKRSVLLVLQGMDTSGKDGTVRGVFKTTGPQGLRMATFKSPSKEELSHDYLWRCHAVAPAKGEIGIWNRSHYEDVLVPLVNGWITRQVAKQRYAQINDFERLLAENGTTVLKCMLHISKDEQRIRLQERIDVPEKRWKFSLDDLAVRKQWDAYQQAYEDLLEATSTAHAPWYVVPADNKLHRNLMVNTLLNHCLLDMQPQYPVDYPELVGLQVE from the coding sequence ATGCCCAATCCCCAGAACTACCGCGTGCCCGTCAAGGGCGCAGTCCATCTGGCCGACTACGACCCGGCCGCCACACCGTTTGCGCATGGCAGCATCAAGGCCCAGGAAAAAGACCTCAAGATGCTCAACAAGCAGCTGGCCCAGCTGATGCGGCCGCTGCAGGGCGAGAACAAGCGCTCGGTGCTGCTGGTGCTGCAGGGCATGGACACCAGCGGCAAGGATGGCACCGTGCGCGGCGTCTTCAAGACCACCGGCCCGCAGGGCCTGCGCATGGCCACCTTCAAAAGTCCGAGCAAGGAAGAGCTCTCGCACGACTACCTCTGGCGCTGCCATGCCGTGGCGCCGGCCAAAGGCGAGATCGGCATCTGGAACCGCAGCCACTACGAAGATGTGCTGGTGCCCCTGGTCAACGGCTGGATCACGCGCCAGGTCGCCAAGCAGCGCTATGCGCAGATCAACGACTTCGAGCGCCTGCTGGCCGAGAACGGCACCACCGTCCTCAAGTGCATGCTGCACATCAGCAAGGACGAGCAGCGCATCCGGCTGCAAGAGCGCATCGATGTGCCGGAAAAGCGCTGGAAGTTCAGCCTCGATGACCTGGCCGTGCGCAAGCAGTGGGATGCCTACCAGCAGGCCTATGAGGACCTGCTCGAAGCCACCTCCACCGCCCATGCGCCCTGGTATGTGGTGCCCGCCGACAACAAGCTGCACCGCAACCTGATGGTCAACACCTTGCTCAACCACTGCCTGCTGGATATGCAGCCACAGTACCCGGTGGACTATCCGGAGCTCGTTGGTCTGCAGGTGGAATAA